catttgagcgacaagtaatttgggacggagggagtatgaaataaaaagaagaaaataaaataaaattttgaaTGAATCTCCACGCGAGACTTCACGAATATAGCACCGACTGAGACATAAgcaagtctcagtcgactgataTTTAGCAACACAGAAAGCCAAAAATAGGAAAATGAGTTAAAATTTtgatttttaaacttattatTAAAAAACAACAAGAAGTATAAAAAGGAAAAAGGACGAAAAAGGAATATTCTGCAGACCAAACCTGGATCAGGCCAAGTACAAGCAATTTCCGATTTTTCTGCCAAAAAACCCAGTGACGTTCACCACGCGATTGACCCCAATCTGATGTTTCCTGTTCGGCGCTTAACGTGCCCGTTACAGCGAGCGCCCACACCGGAGGTTTTTTCGTTGCTTGATGGGTCGGCCCACCTCAGCTCCGCTTTTGCATCCGTTTTAGGAAGCTTCCGAACTTTTTTTCCCGCTCTCTTTCTTTGTTTCTTTACGTTAAGTTCGGCTTTCTCTGATTTTTGTTTTCACTGGGTTTCTTCGGTTTTGTGTTTTTTTCCTATTCCATTTTCTGTTTGTTctttatttttaatttttggtTTTACTTTTTCGTTTTCTCATTTTaaatttcatgatttttttaaaattctgaacaaattttaaatttgcaatttatttttcaatttttgtgaactttttttcgATTTTGTATTTTTTTAAATTCCTGATGTTTTTGAATCTGTGTAATTTTTTCGAATCCACTAACTCTTTTAAAATTCATGCACTCTTTTCagatcgatgaactttttcttaAATTCGTGAACTTTCTATGAATTTGCAGAGTTGTTTTGAATTCAAGAACATTTTATGGGTGCTGCTACGCGTTGGTCGGGggatctttttaaaagatccgcCGTCTCGCGAGCCGTCGGATCAGACAAATTGAGCGACTGAGCATCACTCTTTTATCATTGCAACACAGGTCGTGTTGCGGGAAATTTCGCAACACAAGTCATGTTGCAGAAATTTTTGCAAGATATTCATTTTTTTGCAACAGCGgtcttgtttcttcttttttggCAACAGAGGTCTTGTTGCAATTTTTTTTGCAACAAAGGTCTCACTGCAAATTTAATTTTTCTGAAGCAGAGTTCTTGTTGCAGTTTTTACTTTAACAGAGACCTTGTTGCGGAAACTCATTTAGACATTGAGCAGCGAGCAGCGAGCAGCAGCCACATTGaccgaaagaaagaaaaaagaccGCTCCCTCAGGACACGCGTCGTACGGACGAGCCGGCGGATGCTCACGTGCGATCCGCCTGTAGAAGCCAAGCGTTTTCCTTTTTATAATTCGTGAACTTTATTTAAATCTGGGAACATTTTCTTTTCTTATTTCATAAAAATTAAACCAATAAAAAAAgaaatcactaattgaggagCGCTCCCCGCAACGATTAGTCGGGGAGCGCTCCCCGCACGCCAAGTGTCACGCGCGGAGCGCTTGTGAGAATTTTCCGAGATGCTCCGCGCGCGACACTTGTCGCGCGCACGGCGTCTCCCGTGATTTCCGTTTTCCGGTTTCCCTTTGTGGGTTTTCCTTTTTTCACTTTAGTCCTTATACTTTTAATGTTTTGTAATACCTTTTGATCTGTTTTGAGATCTGTTTCTCTCTCGTGTGGGAGAACCGTCGTCGCGCACTGTTCTTTCTTTGCCGTCGTCTCCGCCCGTCACGGCCGCCGCTCTTGTCGCGTGGTTACGACGACCCCTGTCCCGGCCGCCGCGCTTGTTGCCTGCTCTTACGGCGGTCCTTCTTTAGCGTCGACCGCGCTTCCCCGTTCGCGATATCGTCGTTCCCTACCGGTTGCCTTCGTGGGTTCCCCGTTTCCCTTTCTCGTTTCTCTTTTTGTTCCCATTATATTTTCGGGATATGGAGATTTATGGGGTAGTTACGGGTGGGGACTACCAACACTATAAGATGTCAAGTTTCAACTGGGTTTTGTGGGATTAGTTCTTGATAATCATTGTGTTCCTTGCAGTTATGGCTTGTCCATTTTGCCGTATGCCTGGTGGCCCGTGTTCTTCTGTTGATTCTTCTGTAGATGGGTTCAGTGTGGTCCTGGatcgacgttgttggaggcgtgTTGTAAGAATATCATTTTATAATTGTTCAATTTTTGGCACACACGCTTATTTCTTTTGGTGCTGCCCATGCTGTTTAGGTTTAGATTATGATCCTTGTTTTGATTTGTTGTGCAGTATGTTCCATGCAGTGTTAGAGCTCATCTTGCTCGTTACATCGAGGAGTGTAGGGCTTTAGCCATAAGGAGGGGTGAGGAAGATACTAATCTTGCTCTTCAGTGCAATGAGGGTTATTTGTATGGTGTTCTGTTTAGTCATGGTCGGGTGAGGAGCAAATTCCATGGTCTTTCCTGGGAATGATTGGTCAGTGATTATGGTGTTCGTCCTCGTGATATAATGACCATTAGGCTTGAACATTATGGAACATGGATTGGTATTGATTTTTATCGTGTTGGTCGTGGAGATGTGTTGTCTCCTTTACCGTCTGTTGGTAAGGTTTATTTTTAAGGAAGTTTTTAGCTTGTTTTATTGTACATGATGATTTTTCTGTTCCCTTGAGCCTGTGTAATTATATTTTGTAGCTCTTGATGGTTTGAGCGACTCCGAGATGGAACTTGTTGGGAGTTGTTATTACACCCGTGGTGTTTTTCTTAATTACCAGCAGATGTATTTCATGAGGTGTCAACTCTTTGATGATGACTACATACCCTGTTGTCCTTTTGTTCACAGGATTGATTCCATGAATGTTAATGGTCATCATATGGTCAGATTTTTTTTCGActgttttttctttgtttctgtttatttatttatttttgttatcTCTTCTATTTAtagttttgattttttttctatttCTGATAGCTTGATGTTTTTTGTCAGGTTATTCCTGGTATTGTTGTGAGGAGTTTGAAGGAGTTTGTGACTTTTCCTAGGACTGGCGTTTTAACCCTTGAAGTTACTTTGGAATCTGGTGATGATGATATATATGTGAGCACTGCTTGCTCCTACTTCATTGGCTTGGGTAATAGAATGGTGTTCAAACAGGAAGGTTTCAGTGATTTTCTCCAGGCATCGTCTATTGAAGTAAACAGCTTGGTGCTGATAACTTTCAAAGAGCGTGATGGGAGGCTTGTTGTTATCTTCAATCTTCCGCCGCAGTGATGTTAGTTATAGCCTTTGAACATAAATGGATTTTGTTTAAAAATCTATGCTACGGTTTAATGTTATCTAGATATATGAAACGATATGAACCTAAGTGTTTATTGCTGTTGTATGTTTGTAGAAGAGGTATGGGTGTGCATCTCTTTTAAAGATGTTTTTTTGGACGGATGTTATTTAATTGGGGTCATAGTTATCAATACAGTAGAGGCACGTGTGTTGTTTACTATGAGGCACGGTTGTGCATCTCTTTTATGTGAGGCACGTGGATTAAGCAAATGAAGGCACGTAATTGAAGTGAGTTCAGGCACGGTTGTGAGGAGGCACGGATATACTGAGAGGTACGTGTGTGTAGCGCCAAAGTTGTACGGGCGATCACGCATGCCGAACACGTAGAGATACTGTGGGTTTCATGCGAGAGGCACGTGTGTGTGTAGCACGTAGAGTTACTGTTGGTTTTATGTGAGGCACGTCGATTGAGCAAAACAGAGGCATGGAATTATAGTCAGTACAGGCACGGTTGTGTGGAGGCACGGGTATACTGAGAGACGCGTCTGTGCAGCACCAAAGTTGCACTGGCGATCACGCGTGCGGAGCACGTAGAGTTACCGTGGGTTTCATGTGAGGCACGTTGATCAAGCAAACAGAGGCACGGAAGTGAAGTCAGTACAAGCACGGTTGTGTGGAGGCACGGTTTTGAACCCTCTTGCTGTTGTCAAGTTTCTAGATGCATGGATGTACGACAGTAGAGGCATCAGTCCGAATATTTGGTTAGAGGGGCTCGGTTGTGGATGCACAGGTTTGAAGTCTCTAGGGTCACGGTTACGTGGCACCACAGGCATGGATTGAGTAGACACTTAGAGAGCCACACTTGTACATAGGTCAGTTGCACACGGTAGTGTAGTTTTGTGGCATCGTGAAGAACTGGTGTACGAAGAGGAACCTGTGTGCAATAGCAAGGATGTTCTGAATGGACGGAGCGGTGTTTGATATGAAATGGTTGTGTTGTgtgattttaattttttttcaatgtGGTTAAAGTAACAAAGTTCTTGTTGCTTGTGTCTGTGTACCGAATGTTCTTCTGCAATATTTATGAATTGTTCACGCCAATGTTTAATAAGCATTGTACTGAAAGTTTACAACGATATCATCACATGTTCTTGTAAATGCACGATGCATCTTGTAAAGGTTGAGTATGAAAATTATAATACAATATCGTGCGACATATCTCTCGTTCTATAATCATGGATACAATATATGCTTGCTCAATACTGGGAAATAACTTACTAATTGCATTTAGACATGTAAAACGTAGTATGCATTTGTACATGAGCACACCACTGTGTTCAAAGTTCAAACGTAAAATAGTAATACAATACACACAACATCTTTGAGCAACAACAAACATATTTACAACATAGGTTCATACAATCTAAATTATGATAATAGTAGTTCCTACTAGTTTAATGTAGACATCCATTTTCTCGCAATTCACCAATGACTGTTTCCCTTCCGGCGCTTCCAGCCGCCGGAAGATCCCTCGTCTTTGTTCTTACGTGGGCGGAGTCTTTCTTTCATTGGTTGTTGGTGGAGGTGACGTAGCCCGTTCTTGATGATTAGGATTCTACGGTACAACTCGTAGCTAACATACCCGTCCTTTGCCGCGTACTCAAGGTGTATCGGGGAAAGTGGCTTCCACTCCCAGAACTGGTGCTTCTCCTTTGGGAATGATTTCTTCATGTTCTTGTAtgaggggtcgatgatggccacTGCAAGGTCTCCCATGGAGTCCCTTTCTCCCCCACCCTTGATGCAGAATAGCCTCTGGATGTCGACGTGGTGCTCGTCTGGAATTTTGATCCATGCATGGGCAAGCATGGTCTTTTCGTTCCTGGTGTCGACGCTAGTGAAAGTTACCGCTTTCCGTTGCAGGAAGTCAACTAACGCTTGGGAGCGCTCGGATCTGCAGTAGTGGTATACAAGGACATGCTCGCGCATGGCAAGTTGGAC
The Aegilops tauschii subsp. strangulata cultivar AL8/78 chromosome 3, Aet v6.0, whole genome shotgun sequence genome window above contains:
- the LOC141042807 gene encoding uncharacterized protein — protein: MDDGKLTTLTEHITTHGTTVLEVVYTNDPRTVERIIKKYEEWLKEEKNKFAGLDLEYTRKSSYIRQGIAVVQLAMREHVLVYHYCRSERSQALVDFLQRKAVTFTSVDTRNEKTMLAHAWIKIPDEHHVDIQRLFCIKGGGERDSMGDLAVAIIDPSYKNMKKSFPKEKHQFWEWKPLSPIHLEYAAKDGYVSYELYRRILIIKNGLRHLHQQPMKERLRPRKNKDEGSSGGWKRRKGNSHW